GAGCTCGAGGACTGGAGTCCGGCGCGGCGCCGCCGCTGGCTCGACGAGAACCGCCGGACGCTCGCCGCGATCGACGCGTGGGAACGCGCCTCTCCGGGCACCGCCGACGACCGCCTCGACGCGGAAGCGCTCGCCGCGCAGGTCCGGCGCGAGATCCACGATTTCGCCGTCCGGCGACGTCCGGACCGCGATCCGCTCTGGTGGACGGAACCGATCGGGAACGCCACCGTGTTCCTCCTGATCCGCGACGATCGCCCCGCCCGCGAGCGGCTCTCCGCCGCGGCCGCGCGCGCAACGCTCCTCCCGAGGCTGGCGGGCGAAGCGGAGAACGCCCTGTCCGCCGCCCCGCCGGGGGAAATCGCCCCCGAGCTCTGCTCGATCGCCGCCTCGCAGGTCCGCGCGAGCGCCGCCTTCTACCGGGAAGGATTTCCCCGCGTCGATGCCTCCGACGCGGCGCTTTCGCGCTCCGGCGCGCGCGCCGCGGCCGCGCTCGAGCGGTTCGCCGCGTTCCTCGACGGACTGGGCCGGAAAGCGACGGGCTCACCGCGCCTGGGGAAGGACTACGCCGAGACGTTCCGGCTCGGCACGGGGATCGCCGAGCCGATCGAGAACGTGCTGGCCGACGCCGAACGCGACCTCGCGGCCAAGCGCGTCGAGGCGGCCGCCTACGGGAGAACGATCTGGAAAAGCTACTTTCCCGATTCCGCGCCCCCGCCGGACGACCGGGAGCTCCTGCGCCGGCTGTTCTCGCGCGCCGCCGACGACCACGCCCCGACGGTCGAATCGTTCGTCGCGCAATACCGGGCGCGCGTCGTGGAGCTCGAGCGGTATCTCCGGGAGCGGAAGATCGTCACGCTCCCCGATCCGCTGACGATCTGGACGGACCGATCCCCTGCGTTCTTCGTCGGGCAGAGCGTCGGCGGAATCTACGCGGCGGGCCCGTGGGAACCCGACGCGAAGACGCTCTGGTTCCTCCCGACGCCTCCCGAGGGCGCGACGGCGGCGGAACGCGAAGCGTTCTTCCGCGACTTCAACGACCATTTCAACGCGATGATCACGCCGCACGAGACGCTTCCGGGCCACTACCTGCAGCTGAAGTTCGCCGCGCGTCACCCGCGGAAGGTCCGCGC
The sequence above is a segment of the Thermoanaerobaculia bacterium genome. Coding sequences within it:
- a CDS encoding DUF885 domain-containing protein, which gives rise to MLPIFLAPLVAASFAPIRDRYVDRYFAAYPTAATQAGRHEHDRELEDWSPARRRRWLDENRRTLAAIDAWERASPGTADDRLDAEALAAQVRREIHDFAVRRRPDRDPLWWTEPIGNATVFLLIRDDRPARERLSAAAARATLLPRLAGEAENALSAAPPGEIAPELCSIAASQVRASAAFYREGFPRVDASDAALSRSGARAAAALERFAAFLDGLGRKATGSPRLGKDYAETFRLGTGIAEPIENVLADAERDLAAKRVEAAAYGRTIWKSYFPDSAPPPDDRELLRRLFSRAADDHAPTVESFVAQYRARVVELERYLRERKIVTLPDPLTIWTDRSPAFFVGQSVGGIYAAGPWEPDAKTLWFLPTPPEGATAAEREAFFRDFNDHFNAMITPHETLPGHYLQLKFAARHPRKVRAIFADGVFVEGWGTFCERLMLDEGWGGPLDRVAHLKKQMENIARTIADIRVHTKGTSREELTRFLRDDAVQDAQFSSNMWTRAITSAPQLTFYYLGYREVRGLFDDVRRARGPAFRLRDFMDAMMEDGPVPVAHYREKMLGKR